The Mycobacterium seoulense genome has a window encoding:
- a CDS encoding SGNH/GDSL hydrolase family protein, translating into MYGAIGTGYSRYVAIGDSQTEGLWDGDDVVGLLGFADRLAALLDSLHPGLHYANLAIRGKLVADVLREQVPQALAMRPDLITVCVGMNDVIQPGRSFGRALVDLDEVHAALAGSGATVVTTTFPNVAQFLPLGRLVSGRLARINDAIRAAADHHGFRLVDLYNAPSMRELDTWAIDRVHASAKGHMLFAAAAAEALNLPGSNHDWAHASPEARRRSLSGGAYEQLRWTQDSFFPWIWRRLRGMSSADGREPKRPQLERLSAPSRPADANRRV; encoded by the coding sequence GTGTACGGGGCTATTGGGACCGGATACAGCCGATACGTCGCCATCGGGGACAGCCAGACCGAGGGCCTGTGGGACGGTGACGACGTCGTCGGCCTCCTGGGCTTCGCCGACCGGCTCGCGGCGCTGCTCGACTCGCTCCATCCCGGTTTGCACTACGCCAACCTGGCGATCCGCGGCAAGCTGGTGGCCGACGTGCTGCGCGAGCAGGTCCCGCAGGCGCTGGCCATGCGGCCAGACCTGATCACCGTGTGCGTCGGGATGAACGACGTGATCCAGCCGGGTCGCTCCTTCGGCCGCGCCCTGGTCGACCTCGACGAGGTCCACGCCGCGCTGGCCGGATCGGGGGCGACGGTGGTGACGACGACGTTCCCCAACGTCGCGCAGTTCCTCCCGCTCGGCCGCCTCGTGTCCGGGCGCCTTGCCCGCATCAACGATGCGATCCGAGCGGCCGCCGATCACCACGGCTTCAGGCTGGTCGACCTGTACAACGCGCCGTCGATGCGCGAGTTGGACACCTGGGCCATCGACCGTGTGCACGCGTCGGCCAAAGGGCACATGCTGTTCGCCGCCGCGGCCGCCGAGGCCCTGAATCTGCCTGGCAGCAACCATGATTGGGCCCACGCCAGCCCCGAAGCCAGGCGGCGGTCACTCAGCGGCGGCGCTTACGAACAGCTGCGCTGGACGCAGGACAGTTTCTTCCCGTGGATCTGGCGACGGCTGCGCGGCATGTCGTCGGCCGATGGGCGGGAACCCAAACGGCCGCAGCTGGAACGCCTCAGCGCGCCGAGCAGACCGGCCGACGCGAACCGCAGGGTTTAG